The Cotesia glomerata isolate CgM1 linkage group LG9, MPM_Cglom_v2.3, whole genome shotgun sequence region TACGACTGCTTTTAGTTAATTAAGAAATGCATCCACGCTAAcacagatttttaatttttttaatattttttactagcttagatagtaactattattattactgatggtaactgaaaccatcaggttatattaggaattacgattttgataatagtagtaactagttaaaataataaaagctaTTATTACTGAAtaccatcataatagtagtagttaccatcaggatagtaactactacaattcagatggtttacataattatttaaataatatttactactatcgaattcagttaatagattttaccataactagataataaactctgctataaaattttctccgtgtacccATAGTCCAGTCGATGAGGAAAAAAAAGACGATTTGTTCACAATTCGGTCGGTTTTTTcaattgtagaaaaaaattagttgtttaattaaatatttcggAAACCATCGAGAAGTTATAGAGACGAATTGATAGGATTATGTTGGGGATTTAATAACGAATCGAATGGATTTTGTTTCGAATTTCTATGATTATTTGCTGCTTAGTTGTGTTAATTATTGTAgcgcaaaaaaaaagaaaacggaAAATTTCGGCCCCACGcggagaaataaaaaaaaattagtaattaggagaaaagttttttgaattctaaTTTCGAAAACCCAAAAATCCATTTTTCTTCATAcctcggtcgaaagtacgtacTTTTGTCCTTACTAGCAGGGATGAAAGTTTAACATTTACTCCCTGTGAGAAGTACACGTGCGCCCTTTGTAACAGCGAGAGGAAAGAATTTCTCATGCGTAATTACACTCGTAACTAGGGACTATTTATTCTGTATCAATGTTGTTTTGTcgtctgttaatttaatatcaaagtaCTTTTAAAGTCAATTCAATACTCCTACCAATAAACTATCGTCAGAATGCTTatctacaaatttaaatttgaataatcaaattatgaattattaaaactgtATATTTAGTGgagatacaattttttattgctttaaTGTCAAGTTTAAaaactgtattttttatgaaagtattattaataattgtgatcattcaattaaaaatgaaaacgataaaaaaaaacgcaaTAAGAATTTTTAGCTTATTATATGTTTtgttttatacattttataataattaatataatttattaaactaatgaaaatgaatacatctttgataaaatgaaattaatttattacactgagaaaaaaaagtacttttactcaattaacaatttcttggtaCAAGAAATTCGATGgcgatcaaatattctatcattattaattaataatttttgaagagaagagcatcaatatttatctttgaataatagataaacaatagaatagctttatttaaattaagtaaaaattatttcaatcaatttaacaagttcttgagctaagaatatatattcttaaaaattttcaagaacatgaaTTCTTGTACTCGCTTCGttcgtgccgcaaatgtcggggcaggcatcaaaaaCATACTTATCAACATTTAAAGTTaagaaaagtaaaattaataacgtactttcgaccgacTATGAAGAAAAATTGTATACACTATACGGCCCAAAAGTTGAAATCTCGTTCCTGCGCGTCATTATCATTGTCATCGTCATtatcatttatcatttatcattgtcatcggcttcgcctcgggcataATGACGTGCAGGGCCGAAAATTCAACTTTCggcccttgtagtgtaatatactatttgttgtaaaaaaagtCGAAGAACTCAAGAAATAGAGTATCGAGCTCTCTGAGCCCGACTCAAAAGTCGggtagaagtttaataaaacactattttttgaattttcaaaccgcaataacttttgaatgaatgaaccgatttgcaCGCGGTCAGCTTCGCCTTGGCTAACAATTACATATGATCTgggacatttcttactttactgccctaggtatgtaatatactattttattgATCAAGTTccgttttaaaaattgaatttcgttgaCTACATCTGTATAATTGTGTGTATTTGCCtgtttttataactttaaatttttcattttgattttctccggtaaaaaaaaaattgtaggcCATGGGTCCGAACACACCattaaatatgtaattattaaatttgacaGCCGCGCCGACAATGAAGCCATCAGCGGCAGAGCTTAATAATGTATATGAAGGCGACACACTGGCTATTAAATGCACCAGTAATACagatttacaattttttaccgTATTAGATGAGCCTgtgagtaatttttaaaaattattaataaccaTAATTGACAGCATTatagaatataataataaatttaacaaactaATCTTAAAATAGAGCAAACAATCTCTGTCCGTTATGGAAGTAGGAATAACAGTTGGGTCATACATGCGCGGTATTAGAAAAAAAGCATCCGTTGGTGACAGTGGATGGTACGGTTGCGCGAATACTGGTGTCAAAGTTGACACAAGTAAACATGACCAACCGGATGTCACTTGGGCATACgtcaaaataaaatgtaagttTCTTAAACgaaatttgattaaattaatgacgagcctaataagtaatttttaagttgttaaaaaatgacttaaataaatttttcagccAAAAAACCATCGATGGAACCAGCAGGAAAGATGTTAAAGCTGACTGAAGGCGACACATTGACATTAAAATGCTCCAGTGATCAAGAAATGAAGTTTTACTTAGACTTGTACCGTCCTGTaagtagtttttaatttatagggTAAGTAGCTTGATAATAATTAggattttgttgataattttaaaggaaaaagcTACCAAAAGCGAAGAAATGGCTACAGCAGTAGCCGGAGGTAGATTTACACACACCTTTGAGAAGAAAAAAGTTGTTCCAAAAGACAGTGGACATTATGGTTGCGTAAATAAAGACATTGAAGTTACTCCCGAGAATCTTATGACTCGACCAGAAATTAGATGGCTTTACGTCAGTGTGAAACGTAAGTACATAGTTTCTaattcactttttttaataatttaattaactaaattattcataatctatattattaagagaataagcgaaattttgtggccaggatagtcatataataaaatcggtttttttagtaaaatttaatgttattgcaaaagtcttgacttgaatttgtgtcatttcaaggtttcatatcgcGTAcctaaaggtaaaagggcgtatgtctttAATTATATGCCCTTTTACTTTCAAGAATTCGAAATTTTGctgatttaaaaatgaaagggcttataattttttatcttacacagaaaaaaaatgttcttgaatcaagtatatatttttgaagagctcaatattcttggtttgagtagaaaaattcttgatttaagaacatttttcttgatttaaggaaattgtacttaattcaagaatttttcgtcttgattcaagacaattaccttcttcaaaattatattcttggctcaagaatttttctcttgaatcaagttaatttttttgtctgtgTATAGTTTACAAAAGAACATATtcgtagtttaaaaatgtaaaaaaaaactttctgtgGTAGTAGCGGCGTAAAACCTCaactatataatttttcgaagttaaaaaagaaaatatatccaAAAAACAATAAAGTACGCGTGATTGTATTctcgctttttattttaagaaatagttataaaatttgGATTCTGGATTCTTGATCATAATAAAACGGAAAGGACGATTAAAGTgggaaatttcaaaatatttgaatgtTATCTgtcattgtgattttttttattacttaatttttacgtaatttgtttttgattagtttattttctatttgtttatatcAAACTTTGTATATGAGGCTGTTAGTTTAGTATAACTTGTCTTGTGAAACTATTATTCAACATTTGGTATCAAAACTATACGATTTCGTTTTATGCGCCTTTTTACCTTTAAGTAGTTCTTTTCTTAAAGCTGAAACAGCGTATGTCTTGAGATACGCCCTTTCAGCTTTAGGAtaccaactttttttttttcacagatttttacgtttcagaaaatttcaaaccgaacggcaaaaaaaattttttttatacagcaCAAATCCCTATTAATCCTTAgctatacgcccttttacctcAAGGCACGTGACATCATTCTtatcgatagtcaatttatgatgattgatgataaatatttaggctgcattcgaaaatgctccatctccagatacataattaagaaataactttgtatctcgtgaactattgatatttttaaagatataagctcatcccgacataaCACTcaccaagacctttcatttgagtacccacatcaatttttcatatatttatatattttatatatatgtattaggTAAAAGctccaatagatgatcacgtaccagtatatgatcactccatgtatctgtatatctatattcacaaatataggtatacaaatacatggagtgatcatatactggtacatgatcatctattgaggcttttaccttattagactgcgtcagaataaaaaaactttttttttttgagtaaatacatctaaaaagtttcttagaccaaaaaaaaacctcCTAAAAGATGAGCttgatatctttaaaattgagCTGGCGCattgggggggggggggtcccctttcccatttaaaatacattgaaaaaaaaacttttttctgtatttttattgtaatcgtcaaaaaatttttttttcaaatttcccttttcgtttttttgtaggaaattaaattctctacaaaaaaggtctctttaatttttttgctaaaatgcataagaaaaaagttacagggctttaaaaaacttttttttttgttttcgaccacaaattatattatttcgtaaaattctttacttaatttatctatattcAGCTAGTCAATCATATCTAAATTGGATctatatatagaaaaaaattatatttatttatattatatttttatattttactatttttttattattatgctttacttgtatacctctcggtttttacaaggctgattCCTCTTTTTCTCCTAGCTCTAcgctttttctatttctcataTTGGACCTCAGCAAGTCCCACCCGACActtcatttttacttttaatttttgcggctgtggaccgacttgtgctttctgtaccgtattcaccctgaacctcacctctcaggctgttggaacagaaCCATGGGGAAatcacagagaaaacccaaaaTTGAtacagaaaaaagtttttttttcaatgtattttaaatgggaAAGGGGACCCCCCCCCCATGCACCAGCTCAATTTTAAAGACATCAAGCTCATCTTTTAGgaggtttttttttggtctaagaaagaaactttttagatgtatttactcaaaaaaaaaaaagtttttttattctgacgCAGTctaatgtatatatgaaaaatatatcaaaattcatgtgggtactcaaatgaaagcttttgatgagtgtaacatcgggatgagcttatatctttaaaaatatcaatagttaagaaatgaccttttatcttatgaaatattgatatttttaaagatataagctcattttgatgttacactcatcatgaccttttatttgagtacccacatcaatttttcatatatttatatatgttatatatatatatatatgaaaaatatattaaaatacatgtgggtactcaaaggaaagctcttaatgagtgtaacatcgggatgagcttactctctaaacatgaattagtgaaaattttcactaattcatgtttagagagtatatctttaaaaacactaatagttaaaaaagtacagtgcaatttaacaaaagtcattatttaataaagctaaattttatttatttatagttcacaagtcacggcagtcatatagtgactgcaaaattgctagtaattaatatttaattatctatctcCAGCCAAAAAACCTGCAATGGAACCATCCGGTACTTTAAATTTGAAGACAGGTGACAAATTGTCCATTACATGTCACAGTTATGAAGAAATGGCTTTTTATACTGTTTTGAACAACCCCGTAAgtttcaaactaaaaaaaaataaaatatcagttAATTTGTagttacattattatttattttcaaaagaaCGAGCAATCCATGATGACTGAATCAGAGTCTGCGGTTTTCGAAGGCGCTCACACTCGAACTTTGGAGAAAAAGTCGGTAATTCCCGGTGACAGCGGGCGATACGGCTGCGCATATGCAAATGTTAAAGTTGATACAAGTCGATCCGATCAACCAGATGTCAACTGGATTACCGTTAATGTTAAATGAGGACGTTCTTTAATGATATAAATTCTCTACAtgacatttagaaaaataattaaatagatattataaattaatagtctaaaaatttattttatttgcgtaaaatatttgtttttaaatacaaaCCTGTCACAGTTACTGATAGAAATTTAGATATAGATACTGACAATTACAATCAACATCAACCAGAATTAACTTGGTTCCATGCCCATTTCAACCGTACGCTTATCGTACTTATCAATCAATTATCAGTTTTGGCTGTCATTAGTTGAAATGAAGAATTTACtaacaattttctttttttcagcCTGAACCTGCAATAACAAACAAGTATgccacttttatttatttatttattcaatttaatcaGCTCTAGAACAAGTGTCCCCTAAGAGCCGTAAAGTAcagaatattatattaatagtgagtaattttataaccataaaaataaaaaatattatatataaagttaattaatattagttaGATTAAAATAAGCTATTGAATCTAAGccttatttaattgtttttattaaaaaccaaCTATAggcaaaagttttaaattctttaaaagttCTTAGCGCAACAATATctgaatagtttatttattgccGTTAGCAAGacttattatcaattatctataaactatttaaaaataatttaaacttaccaaatttattttatttacagaaaAGCTAACAGGAagttctataaataatttaattgttctatGAATactctttcttaaaaaaatattgagtaTTTGTAGTGAGCACTGAAAACTGACCGCATTCCAGCAAttcaaaaagaagaatataaattatttatttttcagactAGTAATATAAGAATACATTACTACTACCATACCATACGTTCATTCATCAGAAGCAGATACCTTTCAGCTCCATAGACAGAGATGACGTAAAATCTCAACTCCTACTCcgttattttttaacagggtGGGGTCTACACTGCGAGTCTGACATTCTTTACTTCGCTCAGTGTTGAAAAAGACCGCGTAATACACAGCAGTAACTTAAAACTTCCATCGTCAGTGGACacatgtttttaaatatattatctaAAACAATTAAAACCAAATTAACGTGAATATGTGATGATAAGAAGCTTTGTTGGTTGCTCTTACAAAAAAACATGGATCCCaagtgtatattttttttacttctgaACACTTACTGTAAGTTGGTCTTTTGATTACTGGTTTTTAATGTTATCATGTATTATCTAacaactataaataataataataattattattattatttttattaatgttatttacattaaaattggGAAACGCGACACACAGACATCACGTGGCAGACGTGTCAGTTGAATCACTATCACGATTAAACTTTTGCCTTCTGCCTATATATTTCTAGTACCTGCGCTGCATGATGTCTGATTGGTTTAATTCAACCGGTATGGCCTTGTTGAAAGTTATAACACTCTCTACTTGGGATCTTGCATCAAATGCACTCGATACACTTCATTTGTATCATTTGtacaattacaaaaaataattcaaatttattatttcttcccgCGACCGGTTTCTGACTCATTTTGGTATTCcctagaattttaaatttattttatgtaaaaaaaaaaacaaacaaagaCGCTCCTAAATTTACTTTTGATGTATCTTCAAACATGAACTGTTATTGTAAGAAAAATGACGCGTAAAATATTTAGTGAACACGTTAATTGAGTTTCTCTAATtgtgtttcttaattatctggTATTTAGTGACAGAGCAAATTTTTAGtagtaaaaaaatcacttagCATCTTGTTGTgtattattatatgtatacactggcagaaggatttattaactattaataatttaatttatttaaagacaattatttaatttattaaattttaataaatattttttagcattcaataaatatttatttgggaggaaagtatatttattaatagttaatagatatttattaatagttgacaaatatttattaacatttaataaatcgtattcaaaaaataatttattaactgttaataaatatttattaaatcttatcatattaaaaaatcatttattaaccgttaataattattaaatataaacgaaTACTTCTATCGGTATAttcagttaattttttgttaaatgtCTTCAAgataaaatcgaaaaaaattttttttattaccgaAGAAGTTGTTGAAAAATTGGTAATTAAGCTTCTTGAAGATAATtaagttattttgaaaaattatcaacttttTGACCTAAATTAGTCGGCTGCGCAACTACTTTAGTTGTTATTAAGAGTAttgttataagttataaattatatcttTTTATTATATGCATTAAGAACGAGAAGATATTTCTCGTTCTTAATAAGAACGGTCATCTTGATGCCTATGATCGAATTCATTCGATACGAGTCACGATCTATTAGTCAGCACTAATAATAcatgcattattattatatatataatttaagcGTGAATActgaaatgaaaaaagaaaatgcgTTATAAAGAAacagtttattaatttcttacaataattatttattattaaaataattttataataattaaattttttattaatttgtttttttaagtatGACAGTTACTATCTGGTTGTTAGCGTtgttatagttttttataaaactattgaACTTTGTTAATGGCTCTTATAAATAGaaattcatttcttattttctttaaattcaaacttttttgtgggattttaaccaattttttaagatacttctgtataaatgattttatgcAATAGGAAATTTTGTTATCAGAAGAAGTTTTTAATCAAGAACATATGCTACAGGACGTgagattattttttgtcaaaatttttaaagaaacatCCGTTACGCctacaattaaatattgattatttttaaatctgatAGTTTTATCTAgtatttaagatttaaaagtagaaatttttatctaaaaaatttttctttggtttaaaaaaatttttttatggtaaaaaaaattatttcttcatttataattaactaattattaattaataattggagtagttaatttatttattttaagaaaaaaatttcttagtttaagaatgtttttactcaaatcaagaaggtgaaattttcttcaaaattatttacttgattcaagttaaattttgtttctgTGTATATCTACTATATACCGCATTTATATGCggacatatttatttatatatgcgAGCGTATATGTAGACATATATTCTATTATCTATTGCAGAATATAAGTTTGTATAGGGTAAAATACCCCATTAGCGGCGGGGACCTCCTTACTGACACTATCTTTGATTTTGGTccttattcaattaatgaaatcattaattttcaataacgaatatattatttctaatctttaagacctttagatcaaaaaaaatttttaatttttattccaagtacacggagagaaatttatgggaacctttccaaaaattataggaatggttcctataataaaatgatcattataggtatcaatcctatgatcattatgggaaccataccCATAGTTTATTGGAAACGTTTCTATACAATAATGAaatagcttcaatatattatggaaatggttcctataatattatagaaatggtccctatattattaaatgaatgtttcctataatattataggaatggttcttATACTATCAAAGGAATGGTTCcgataatattatgggaatgaagcacataataataataataagatgtTTATGTTCATAACAATGAAGCAatcacttcaaaaatataaagtaatttttatatatttttttgcttataaatttttttttgtaaataaaaattgatctttcactagagtgaaaaaatttttttttcataatttttattcacgtttgtacttaatcttaaattgtttattccaactcagttattattgtgttagataatattgaaaaatattgtagcaattctaaagtttctctaataaaagggatattttctcactatacaaTTAGAGGAGCAAAATAGATATGAAAATTCATTGTTTggttttacaatttcattttatttttaaaacaaactatttatttacaatacatactttgaatatttattaaatccaccttttgggtatgtaacttttatggtttatatgaataatattacttattttacatatttcaaatgatATTATTGGGAAacaagtaaaattatcgaaattactaataatttaaaatgctTCGAAGTGGTCATCgaagtcacaaataacttgagttgtaatgataaatatctcaatattattaggcatcatcactataatattacgggaatggttcccataatattataggaatggttcctataatattatagaaactattcctatatataatgggaaccattcctatatattatgggaatcatgccgatataacagttataattataggtgtcgtttctataattataggaaccatttccataatttaagtaatctcttctaaaatggtataggaaaacatttcattaaaattataggaatgatttccaCATTCTTCTCTCCCtgtagaacattttttcattgaaaaaaaaagtgccaCGAAtagggtcttttaccttatatttagcgcaaaaaaatatatgtgaaaatatatgttcgcatatatttttcacatatatatttttccatgCGGGTATGTATTTGAGCATTTACTTGACATAAGACACAgttattttcttcattaattcatttcttctttGTATTATTATGGACTCCAATAATCATGACAATtctgtaaatataaaataaaaataatattttggaagttgtaaaattttttgtgttcaAATCCAACTTGAAAGAAAgtatttgatataaaattaaaatattttaaatgtatatTAAATAACCGTTTAGATTAAGTCATAAGATAATGCAAGGAAGTTGTTTGTTGAtggtttttataaaatcatgtAGGAATGTTTagtaatagaaaaattttgagaacTTGGTGATATTAGCAGCCGCAACAATTCATTTAGACGATATAGGATGGAGACCGGTTTGATAAATCCGCTTATCGAGAGAGGAAAGAAAACTTCCTCTTAGAAAGCTAGTGTACTACAcataacatatttttaaaggcTGAAACATATGAAACAatttcattgtaaaatttttcgttgaaatttttgttacataatacaaaatgttatttataaatttatctattagtAACAAAAAcccaattaatttataaagataaacCGTAAAAGCTATTATTTCTTAGTGAAGAAATCAcgcgataattattttttaatagaaaaaaccTGGTAtcactaatattttttaaaaaatttaacaacttgaaattttgacataaaaattttaacttttataaattttttttttatacttttaatctaagtagtaattttaataaaaataagatacTACAGTCaccgttaaaaaaataaaatcttatgttgacttctttaattaatgcaaagtagaattgtaaatataaaaaatttccataacaacttatgtattattaaacttaataatacagattaataaattatttatttattatttattatttaatttcaataccaAGGCAGTATAGCCAAATGGCAAAATTAtacaagaaaaatagtataataaAGTACACGTATAAATGatgaagatattaaatttaaattttatatactaaaaaaataaatatttttttttttcttaaatctgGAATGTATGGAATGTATTATGATAAATACaagaaaagtataaatttgaatataagaatttaattaaaatatttaacttttttagtaTCTTTCGCAAACACGATAGAGTTAACACCTCCAGTTGAAGAAATCCACTTAAAAGAGGGTGACCCTCTTGAAATAAATTGTACAAGCTCGGACAACATCACATTTATTTTTCCTAAGAATGATACTGatgtaagtaaataattagataCTTAAGTGATAACAACTGAGGTAACTGATGATATATTTCTTCCTCAGATTCCTACGTCGCAAGAAACTGTAGAGCATTATGACGAAGGACATGAACATCgtgtaattttaagaaaatctAAAACAATTTACGGTGACGCCGGTTGGTATGGATGTATTGATTCTAGTAAAGACCATGTGTTGAATGATTTTGAAGAGGATAGAATCACACCTTATCTTTTGGCTGATGAAGATGTTAAATGGATTTATGTCTATGTTAAATGTAAgttaaaatcatttaataatactaaagttagctgaagtttttaactttatgattttttttcaattatttaattagaactaaaaaatattttcttcaagttttttacaaatgaatttttttttatttttttgtaataattttt contains the following coding sequences:
- the LOC123272114 gene encoding uncharacterized protein LOC123272114 isoform X2, translated to MASLIQACALFFLVAICRAAPTMKPSAAELNNVYEGDTLAIKCTSNTDLQFFTVLDEPSKQSLSVMEVGITVGSYMRGIRKKASVGDSGWYGCANTGVKVDTSKHDQPDVTWAYVKIKSKKPSMEPAGKMLKLTEGDTLTLKCSSDQEMKFYLDLYRPEKATKSEEMATAVAGGRFTHTFEKKKVVPKDSGHYGCVNKDIEVTPENLMTRPEIRWLYVSVKPKKPAMEPSGTLNLKTGDKLSITCHSYEEMAFYTVLNNPNEQSMMTESESAVFEGAHTRTLEKKSVIPGDSGRYGCAYANVKVDTSRSDQPDVNWITVNVK
- the LOC123272114 gene encoding uncharacterized protein LOC123272114 isoform X1; this translates as MASLIQACALFFLVAICRAAPTMKPSAAELNNVYEGDTLAIKCTSNTDLQFFTVLDEPSKQSLSVMEVGITVGSYMRGIRKKASVGDSGWYGCANTGVKVDTSKHDQPDVTWAYVKIKSKKPSMEPAGKMLKLTEGDTLTLKCSSDQEMKFYLDLYRPEKATKSEEMATAVAGGRFTHTFEKKKVVPKDSGHYGCVNKDIEVTPENLMTRPEIRWLYVSVKPKKPAMEPSGTLNLKTGDKLSITCHSYEEMAFYTVLNNPKNEQSMMTESESAVFEGAHTRTLEKKSVIPGDSGRYGCAYANVKVDTSRSDQPDVNWITVNVK